A window of Mercenaria mercenaria strain notata chromosome 16, MADL_Memer_1, whole genome shotgun sequence contains these coding sequences:
- the LOC128549236 gene encoding cholecystokinin receptor type A-like, whose translation MNNTTINKDTLLEQLNNEKAVLMIPAFVYLVVLMLTGISGNVLICYYYGFKSRRSSDNMFILGVAMYDLISCTLSIPIEIVDIRFFYNFPYAGACKVMRFVTYFVAIGSVFTLIVIAIDRYRKICRPFKKQFRRKEAKIVCGISIPFSLLLSWPAAVFYTSVPVDILTEDGIELQGFDCTTTREASYKIYIWIFNGFFLLCFIISAIILFVLYGLVGRTIYKHNKSQIKYTQPQSPVSHTVESHVTDNNSPKVNVNKRKTSHGTEGVSQAHSTGSELHTEIVPDKANEHVSVRTMKFTTVMFVITTVFIVSFLPHLALSLWRAFQGTYEGETLSGAGLVAFQIGLRSYLLNSAINPLTYGCFNSKFRAFFYMTFCPCCKWLTDRRTDFSSSSTTVQYEMHSMTSH comes from the coding sequence ATGAATAATACAACAATAAACAAGGATACATTGCTTGAACAGCTTAACAACGAAAAGGCAGTTCTGATGATACCTGCTTTTGTGTATTTGGTGGTTTTAATGCTGACTGGAATAAGTGGCAATGTTTTAATTTGCTACTACTACGGTTTCAAATCGAGAAGAAGCTCAGATAATATGTTTATTCTCGGTGTTGCGATGTATGATCTTATCTCATGCACTTTGTCGATTCCAATTGAAATTGTGGACATAAGATTTTTCTACAATTTCCCTTACGCCGGTGCTTGTAAAGTTATGAGATTTGTGACCTACTTTGTGGCAATTGGCAGTGTGTTTACACTAATAGTAATTGCTATTGACAGGTATAGAAAAATTTGCAGACCATTCAAGAAGCAGTTTAGAAGGAAAGAGGCTAAAATTGTATGTGGAATTTCTATTCCATTTTCGTTGTTGCTGTCCTGGCCTGCAGCCGTATTCTACACGTCTGTACCTGTGGATATATTGACAGAGGATGGCATCGAACTGCAAGGTTTTGACTGTACAACTACAAGAGAAGCCTCATACAAGATATATATCTGGATTTTCAATggattttttcttctttgtttcataatTTCGGCCATTATACTTTTTGTGTTGTACGGTCTTGTTGGAAGAActatatataaacacaacaaaTCACAAATTAAGTACACTCAACCACAGTCGCCAGTCTCTCATACCGTTGAAAGTCATGTGACCGATAACAACAGTCCAAAGGTAAACGTGAACAAAAGAAAGACAAGTCATGGAACAGAAGGTGTCAGTCAAGCTCATTCTACAGGAAGTGAACTTCACACTGAAATTGTTCCCGACAAGGCAAACGAACACGTTAGCGTCAGAACTATGAAATTTACAACAGTAATGTTTGTTATAACGACAGTATTTATTGTTAGCTTTTTGCCACACCTGGCTTTGTCGCTCTGGAGAGCATTCCAGGGCACATATGAAGGGGAAACTCTCTCCGGCGCTGGATTAGTTGCCTTTCAAATTGGTCTGCGATCATATTTGCTGAATTCAGCAATTAACCCTTTAACCTACGGATGttttaactcaaaatttcgagcaTTTTTCTACATGACGTTCTGTCCGTGTTGCAAATGGTTAACTGATAGGCGCACGGATTTCTCGAGCTCTAGTACAACTGTACAGTATGAAATGCACTCCATGACCTCCCACTGA